In the genome of Coraliomargarita algicola, one region contains:
- the dapF gene encoding diaminopimelate epimerase yields the protein MNYAKYHALGNDYLVLDPKDASELPAKDDIVRICHRNFGLGSDGILYGPLKSDKADFGLRIMNPDGSEAEKSGNGLRIFARYLYDTGAVGNDAFTVDTLGGIVTCKIADGAKSITVDMGKVNFAMNHIPVDGPEQSDHNIGQALSFNGKTQTVYIADIGNPHCVVVQDEISAQQAHEDGAAIEVHEAFPNRTNVQFLKVIDRNNIQIEIWERGAGYTLASGSSSSAAAAVAHRIGLCDRDITVHMPGGKIGIHIGDDFAIRMTGPATHVASMQFDEEALSFAVES from the coding sequence ATGAACTACGCCAAATACCACGCACTCGGAAACGACTATCTCGTCCTCGACCCTAAGGACGCCAGCGAACTGCCTGCAAAGGACGACATTGTCCGCATTTGCCACCGTAATTTCGGTCTCGGCTCGGACGGCATTCTTTACGGTCCGCTCAAAAGCGACAAGGCCGACTTCGGCCTCCGGATTATGAACCCCGACGGCAGCGAAGCCGAAAAGAGCGGCAACGGACTGCGAATTTTCGCCCGTTATCTCTACGATACTGGCGCGGTTGGAAACGACGCCTTCACGGTCGACACCCTGGGCGGCATCGTCACCTGTAAAATCGCCGACGGCGCGAAATCCATCACAGTCGACATGGGTAAAGTCAACTTCGCCATGAACCACATCCCTGTCGACGGCCCCGAACAGAGTGATCACAACATTGGCCAAGCACTCAGCTTCAACGGTAAGACACAGACCGTCTACATCGCCGATATTGGCAATCCACACTGTGTCGTCGTGCAAGACGAAATCAGCGCCCAGCAAGCCCACGAAGACGGTGCCGCCATCGAAGTGCACGAAGCCTTCCCCAACCGCACCAATGTTCAGTTTCTAAAAGTCATCGACCGCAACAACATTCAAATCGAGATCTGGGAACGCGGCGCAGGCTACACGCTCGCCTCCGGTTCCAGCAGCAGTGCGGCGGCCGCAGTCGCTCACCGCATCGGCCTGTGCGATCGCGACATCACAGTGCACATGCCCGGCGGCAAGATCGGGATCCACATCGGAGACGACTTTGCCATCCGTATGACTGGCCCAGCCACACACGTGGCCAGCATGCAGTTCGACGAAGAAGCGCTCAGCTTCGCTGTCGAGTCTTAA
- a CDS encoding PilW family protein, translated as MRAFKFSHTGQWQRGFTLVEVLITMSIGVLLLGFASMFFVDALKISLGVTNNLDIENSIRDITDQLSQDARNANSFVIYGTFFDEGHEISGSFRNPAEDVLASNYRKQAGESGNCCIFVYNGEDLTPLDLSPAPIKRIVGYYLNDVADSEGVELKRFDINIATAKQALSIEKLVPLVSDSGNHTVLVESANGLISGNLFYNLLGRSIVVNSEIIYDLPTKTSGGTYNFTVSPRG; from the coding sequence ATGAGAGCATTCAAATTCAGTCATACAGGGCAGTGGCAACGGGGTTTCACTTTAGTTGAGGTGCTCATTACGATGTCGATAGGCGTACTACTGCTGGGATTTGCCTCAATGTTTTTTGTGGATGCATTAAAGATATCTTTAGGTGTCACTAATAACTTGGATATCGAAAATTCAATACGTGATATTACGGATCAACTCAGTCAGGATGCGCGTAATGCTAATAGCTTTGTCATATACGGTACCTTTTTTGATGAAGGGCATGAAATAAGTGGTAGCTTCCGGAACCCTGCTGAGGATGTCTTAGCTTCGAATTATAGGAAGCAGGCAGGGGAGTCTGGAAACTGTTGTATCTTTGTCTATAATGGTGAAGATCTGACACCCTTGGACTTGTCGCCTGCGCCTATTAAAAGGATCGTTGGTTATTATTTAAATGATGTCGCGGATTCGGAGGGAGTTGAGCTTAAGCGATTCGATATTAATATCGCGACTGCGAAACAAGCTTTGAGTATAGAGAAGTTGGTCCCCTTGGTGAGCGATTCGGGGAACCACACCGTTCTGGTTGAGAGTGCCAATGGTTTAATTTCTGGAAACCTTTTCTATAATTTGTTGGGTCGTAGTATTGTTGTGAATAGTGAGATCATTTATGACTTACCGACTAAGACATCGGGGGGGACTTACAATTTTACAGTATCACCAAGGGGGTAA
- a CDS encoding type IV pilus modification PilV family protein — translation MSAEARMVQVRAGFTLVEVMVGLFLFSVMSLGLAASMIQSLKISDHVLSRSTAHSIALGYAEQIMAHSYYELKEDLSLGTEFKLVAASLGTSGSGAEEQSFKFGVEREQIIVMDIDRESREATRVMPMRFTINGTSLSSGSAPLSALEIVIDYSYLKSGGDESDDGSWANDSVRVVKSLVDIY, via the coding sequence ATGTCTGCTGAAGCTAGGATGGTTCAAGTGCGTGCTGGATTCACTTTGGTCGAAGTGATGGTGGGGCTGTTCTTGTTCTCTGTCATGTCGTTGGGCTTGGCGGCTTCTATGATTCAATCGTTGAAAATTTCAGATCATGTGCTGAGTCGGTCGACCGCGCATAGTATTGCATTGGGGTATGCCGAGCAGATTATGGCTCATTCATACTATGAGTTAAAGGAGGACTTGTCTTTAGGCACGGAGTTTAAATTAGTTGCCGCGTCGCTTGGGACGAGTGGCTCTGGGGCGGAGGAGCAATCCTTCAAGTTTGGTGTTGAGCGCGAGCAGATCATAGTGATGGATATTGACCGTGAGAGTCGTGAAGCCACCCGTGTTATGCCGATGCGTTTTACGATCAATGGGACCAGCTTGAGTTCGGGGTCGGCTCCGCTTAGCGCTTTGGAAATTGTAATCGACTATAGTTACCTGAAATCTGGCGGCGACGAGTCAGATGATGGTTCCTGGGCTAATGATTCCGTTCGTGTTGTGAAGTCACTCGTCGACATTTATTAG
- a CDS encoding HAD family hydrolase, whose product MNYKHAIWDWNGTLLDDTWLCVEVLNGLLARRGRGPITVEDYRGNFGFPVIHFYEFLGFDTDVDSFDQVSREFIGDYEARWFEECGLHEGVDQVLTAMAERGITHSVLSAAKQEALDLGVQHYGIRQHFTGLAGTDNIYAQGKVARGQYWIQHLPWSPEEVVMIGDTLHDFEVAEAIGVDCILLAHGHHAPERLAATGKPVLSSLGDLLEQF is encoded by the coding sequence ATGAACTATAAGCATGCGATCTGGGACTGGAATGGGACTTTGCTCGACGATACTTGGCTATGCGTTGAAGTTTTGAATGGTTTGTTGGCGCGGCGTGGTCGGGGGCCGATCACTGTGGAGGATTACCGGGGGAATTTTGGTTTTCCAGTGATTCATTTTTATGAGTTTCTGGGCTTTGATACTGATGTGGATAGTTTTGATCAGGTGAGCCGTGAGTTTATTGGTGACTATGAGGCGCGTTGGTTTGAGGAGTGTGGTCTACATGAGGGCGTTGACCAGGTGTTGACGGCGATGGCTGAGCGTGGAATCACGCATTCGGTCTTGTCGGCCGCGAAGCAGGAGGCGCTGGATCTAGGGGTTCAACACTATGGCATCCGTCAGCATTTTACCGGGTTGGCTGGCACGGATAATATTTACGCACAGGGTAAAGTGGCCCGTGGTCAGTATTGGATCCAGCACTTGCCTTGGTCACCTGAAGAGGTGGTTATGATTGGCGACACTTTGCATGACTTTGAAGTCGCGGAAGCGATCGGTGTGGATTGTATTTTGTTAGCGCATGGTCATCATGCTCCAGAGCGTTTAGCTGCTACGGGCAAACCAGTGTTAAGTTCTCTTGGGGACTTGTTGGAGCAATTTTAG
- the recA gene encoding recombinase RecA: MAAKTQIQKTQRTPEGDRKNLDLAISGINKQFGAGALMRLGEATKMEVDVISTGSIAIDIALGIGGLPRGRICEIYGPESSGKTTFCLSAIAEAQKQGGNAVFIDVEHSLDPRYAKIVGVDLDNLMVSQPESGEDALNITETLIRSGAVDIIVVDSVAALVSKNELDGQMGDTTVGLQARMMSQAMRRLTGAISKSQCVVLFTNQIREKIGVMFGSPETQPGGRALKFFASVRMDIRRTGQIKESNGKVVGNRTRIKIVKNKVAPPFTESEFDIMYSEGISHAGSLVDLGVEHKILEKKGSWISYKGEMIGQGREAAKAHLKDTPELANELTQLIMEKVHPKAGESLTGDSKAEEESEASES, translated from the coding sequence ATGGCCGCAAAAACACAAATTCAAAAGACCCAACGCACCCCAGAAGGCGATCGCAAAAACCTCGACCTCGCCATCTCCGGCATCAATAAACAATTCGGAGCCGGCGCACTGATGCGCCTTGGCGAAGCCACTAAAATGGAAGTCGATGTCATCTCGACTGGCTCTATCGCCATCGACATCGCACTCGGCATTGGCGGCCTCCCGCGCGGTCGTATCTGCGAAATCTACGGCCCGGAAAGCTCCGGTAAAACCACTTTCTGTCTCAGCGCCATCGCCGAAGCTCAAAAGCAAGGCGGCAACGCAGTCTTCATCGACGTCGAGCATTCACTCGACCCCCGCTACGCCAAGATCGTGGGCGTGGATTTGGACAACTTAATGGTCTCTCAACCCGAAAGCGGGGAAGATGCCCTCAACATCACCGAAACACTGATCCGCTCCGGCGCAGTCGACATCATCGTAGTCGACTCTGTTGCCGCCTTGGTATCCAAGAACGAACTCGACGGACAAATGGGCGACACCACTGTCGGCCTACAAGCGCGCATGATGAGTCAGGCAATGCGCCGCCTGACCGGCGCCATCAGCAAGTCACAGTGCGTCGTGCTCTTCACCAATCAGATTCGCGAAAAGATCGGCGTCATGTTCGGCAGCCCCGAAACACAGCCCGGTGGTCGCGCCCTCAAGTTCTTCGCATCTGTGCGGATGGATATCCGCCGAACTGGACAAATCAAAGAAAGCAACGGCAAGGTCGTCGGCAATCGCACCCGCATCAAGATCGTCAAAAACAAAGTCGCGCCCCCCTTCACCGAAAGCGAGTTCGACATCATGTACAGCGAAGGCATTTCCCACGCCGGCTCCTTGGTCGACCTCGGCGTCGAACACAAGATCCTCGAGAAGAAGGGCTCCTGGATTTCCTACAAGGGCGAAATGATCGGCCAAGGCCGCGAAGCAGCCAAGGCCCACCTCAAGGATACGCCCGAGCTCGCCAATGAATTAACTCAGCTCATCATGGAGAAAGTGCATCCCAAAGCGGGCGAATCCCTGACCGGCGACAGCAAAGCGGAAGAAGAAAGCGAAGCAAGCGAGTCTTAA
- a CDS encoding DUF2007 domain-containing protein: protein MKQIASYSKPEEAYLAASLLEGNGIVVNVRDADTVGNYWMYSNAVGGVKLEVSDADETQAREILNLPKEANGLLVCPFCGSGNVKMREMNLFTAISVAIGFVLPFASKKVDCLECSKSFELDLKKAKAASELKPKKMS, encoded by the coding sequence ATGAAACAGATCGCATCTTACTCTAAGCCGGAAGAGGCTTATCTAGCGGCCTCTTTGTTGGAGGGGAATGGTATTGTCGTCAATGTGAGGGATGCGGATACTGTTGGTAACTATTGGATGTATTCCAATGCTGTCGGTGGAGTCAAACTTGAGGTCTCAGACGCCGACGAGACGCAAGCCAGGGAGATACTGAATTTGCCTAAGGAGGCGAATGGACTTTTGGTTTGTCCTTTCTGTGGCTCAGGCAATGTGAAAATGAGGGAGATGAACTTGTTCACCGCGATCAGCGTGGCGATCGGTTTTGTGCTCCCTTTTGCTTCGAAGAAGGTGGACTGTTTGGAGTGTTCCAAGAGCTTTGAACTGGACCTGAAAAAAGCAAAGGCAGCGTCCGAGCTTAAACCTAAAAAGATGAGTTAA
- a CDS encoding DUF6159 family protein produces the protein MFESLSRSWDFTKLSYGMLREHKHLTLFPVLSTAATFLVLASFILPLWQFGLFEEWSAAMDGTSEQPQDASMYITAFLFYFCNYFVIVFFNTALCACVMEILERGSAGVGFGLKFALRRIHSIFGWALISAVIGMLLKAIERNEKAGRFVAAILGSAWTAMTYFVVPIIVTDGVGPIEAFQRSMRTLKSTWGTALMGNFSLGTIAFLLMLPIFALGGLLFWFAFSNDSSALLVIAIMSTSLMVVVAVAATAAADGIFKAYLYTYATGRGLPDDVSAAEFAQAFRSKA, from the coding sequence ATGTTTGAATCATTATCTCGTAGTTGGGACTTTACTAAGTTGAGTTATGGCATGCTGCGGGAGCACAAGCATTTGACTCTGTTTCCGGTACTTTCGACGGCGGCGACCTTTTTGGTCTTGGCCAGTTTTATTTTGCCTCTTTGGCAGTTCGGGCTGTTTGAAGAATGGTCGGCGGCGATGGATGGCACGAGTGAGCAGCCACAAGATGCTTCAATGTACATTACAGCCTTTCTATTCTATTTTTGTAATTACTTTGTGATCGTGTTCTTTAACACGGCGCTTTGTGCCTGTGTGATGGAAATCCTAGAGCGCGGGAGTGCAGGTGTAGGCTTTGGGCTTAAATTTGCATTGCGGCGTATTCATTCCATTTTTGGGTGGGCTCTGATCTCTGCGGTGATTGGTATGCTGCTGAAGGCTATCGAGCGCAACGAAAAGGCCGGGCGTTTTGTCGCCGCGATCCTAGGTTCGGCTTGGACTGCGATGACGTATTTCGTGGTGCCGATTATCGTGACTGATGGGGTGGGGCCGATTGAGGCGTTTCAGCGTTCAATGCGAACTTTGAAATCTACTTGGGGCACGGCCTTGATGGGGAATTTTTCGTTGGGCACGATTGCATTTTTATTGATGCTGCCGATTTTTGCGCTGGGCGGCCTGCTTTTTTGGTTCGCGTTTAGCAATGATTCGAGCGCTTTGCTGGTCATTGCCATTATGTCTACAAGTTTGATGGTCGTGGTGGCGGTGGCAGCGACGGCGGCCGCAGATGGTATTTTTAAGGCCTACCTCTACACCTACGCGACAGGCCGCGGATTACCCGACGATGTGAGTGCTGCTGAGTTTGCGCAGGCTTTTCGTTCGAAGGCTTGA
- a CDS encoding YdeI/OmpD-associated family protein produces the protein MSKPVKPSNVDEYLKAGCGRCALGGTPDCKVHPWAEVLRSLRAIVLQTELVEVIKWGAPCYTYANKNVLMLGALKESVVLSFFRGSEMKDTAAILDLPGENTRFARCIRFKNTESVASLEEALLGYVAQAIEIEKSGKAVSDPKLGQPAYPQELIEAFEQNADFKAAFAALTPGRQRGYLLYFTSAKQSKTKAARIEKCMPKVFSGKGWNER, from the coding sequence ATGTCGAAGCCAGTAAAACCCAGCAATGTGGATGAATACCTTAAGGCCGGTTGTGGCCGTTGTGCGCTCGGAGGTACGCCGGACTGTAAAGTGCATCCTTGGGCGGAGGTGCTTCGCTCGTTGCGCGCAATTGTTTTACAGACTGAGTTGGTGGAAGTGATCAAATGGGGGGCGCCTTGTTATACTTATGCAAATAAAAATGTGCTGATGCTGGGGGCGCTGAAGGAGTCAGTGGTGCTTTCTTTTTTTCGGGGATCGGAAATGAAGGATACAGCAGCGATCTTGGACTTGCCTGGAGAGAATACACGTTTTGCACGTTGTATCCGGTTTAAAAATACGGAATCTGTGGCGTCGCTTGAAGAGGCTTTGCTGGGCTATGTCGCGCAAGCCATTGAGATCGAAAAGTCTGGCAAAGCGGTCAGCGATCCGAAGCTTGGGCAGCCTGCGTATCCGCAAGAACTGATTGAGGCGTTTGAGCAAAATGCCGACTTTAAGGCTGCCTTTGCCGCGCTCACGCCAGGTCGGCAGCGCGGTTATCTGCTCTATTTTACATCTGCAAAGCAGTCGAAGACAAAGGCTGCACGGATTGAGAAGTGCATGCCTAAAGTGTTTTCCGGTAAGGGCTGGAACGAGCGCTAG
- the pfkB gene encoding 1-phosphofructokinase produces MNTKPSIITVTLNPAIDHSVFVDQLLPGTVHRATDSHRQAGGKGVNVATMLALGGASVAVTGFLGEDNPAIFETHFKRHALQDNFIRVPGETRTGIKIIDAQANDTTDLNLPGPAPSSAQCEGLLSTLLQQVQAGTWVVIAGSLPRGVEPAFLLELIPRLREAGAKVAIDSSGAALKAAVAAGVDLAKPNEHELAELLDAKFDDFQATLEAARKLCRERIPNLIVSLGGDGALFLTEDSELMASAPPVNVISTVGAGDSLLAGYLQGRLAGAPLEDCARRATVYAWSRLESLVSALPAPDELQQRMARVRVQTIASGDAPSQ; encoded by the coding sequence ATGAATACTAAACCCTCAATCATCACAGTGACTCTAAATCCGGCGATCGACCATTCCGTATTTGTGGATCAGCTGCTGCCGGGCACGGTGCATCGGGCCACTGATTCGCATCGCCAAGCAGGCGGTAAAGGCGTGAATGTCGCTACGATGCTCGCGCTGGGGGGAGCTTCGGTTGCTGTCACTGGCTTTTTGGGCGAAGACAACCCCGCGATTTTTGAAACACACTTCAAACGGCACGCTCTGCAGGATAACTTTATTCGTGTGCCGGGTGAAACGCGCACCGGCATTAAGATTATCGATGCGCAGGCGAATGACACCACAGATCTCAATTTGCCAGGACCCGCTCCCAGCTCGGCGCAATGTGAGGGTTTGTTGTCCACTCTGTTGCAACAGGTGCAAGCCGGCACCTGGGTAGTGATCGCCGGTAGCTTGCCCCGTGGTGTGGAGCCTGCCTTTTTGCTTGAGCTGATTCCTCGCTTACGTGAGGCGGGGGCCAAAGTTGCGATCGATTCCAGTGGTGCCGCCTTGAAGGCCGCAGTCGCTGCGGGCGTAGATTTGGCGAAGCCCAATGAGCATGAGTTGGCGGAGTTATTGGATGCGAAATTTGACGATTTCCAAGCCACTCTGGAAGCGGCGCGTAAGCTCTGTCGCGAGCGCATTCCGAACCTAATCGTTTCGCTGGGAGGCGATGGGGCGTTGTTTCTGACGGAAGATTCCGAGCTGATGGCGAGCGCGCCTCCAGTCAATGTGATCAGCACCGTGGGTGCCGGTGATTCCCTTTTGGCGGGTTATTTGCAGGGGCGCCTGGCGGGAGCGCCGCTAGAGGACTGCGCGCGCAGGGCCACTGTGTATGCTTGGAGCCGATTGGAGTCTTTAGTGTCTGCGCTTCCTGCGCCCGATGAATTGCAGCAGCGAATGGCGCGTGTGCGCGTGCAGACGATTGCCTCGGGGGATGCTCCATCACAGTAA
- the uvrB gene encoding excinuclease ABC subunit UvrB: MDFKLSSDYSPQGDQPEAIRQLVESIRAGNRYQTLLGVTGSGKTFSMANVIQELQRPALIISHNKTLAAQLYSEFKAFFPENAVEYFVSYYDYYQPEAYIPQTDTYIEKDSSINDDIERLRISASSSLISRKDVIVIASVSCIYGLGSPEDFKAMMLPLRAGLELSRDDFLEQLVGILYERNDVDFKRGSFRVRGDVVDIYPAYMESGIRIEFWGDEIESIRELDPVTGETSEQLEMFNLYPATQYVTPKDKVDAAIAGIRQELEERVAYFESKNMLIEAQRIRMRTEYDIELLQEMGFCTGIENYSRYLSGRKPGERPFCLIDFFPEDALLFVDESHVTLPQVRAMYNGDRARKERLVDFGFRLPSAMDNRPQKEEEFNQITGQTIYVSATPAQHEYDVSQVIAEQVIRPTGLVDPVMEIRPIQGQVEDFIGEVRQAADMGERTLATTLTKRMSEDLSDYLREAGLKVEYLHSDIDAIERVEILRRLRKGEFDVLVGVNLLREGLDLPEVALVAILDADKEGFLRSATSLIQTAGRAARHEKGRVILYADVITKSIQLTLETTDYRREKQLAHNKQHGIIPVGVKREIDDGLQAPGKRYDEREDDVIGLLAESDDRDVAEVIAEMEEEMLEAARKLEFEKAAMIRDQIETLQSGKHGGGESGAAKSKPYKKRKSKAVYNKSGLPRKKK; the protein is encoded by the coding sequence GTGGATTTTAAACTGAGCAGCGACTACTCCCCACAGGGGGACCAACCAGAAGCGATTCGACAATTGGTCGAGTCCATCCGCGCGGGCAATCGTTATCAGACCTTGTTGGGGGTGACGGGCTCGGGAAAAACCTTCTCCATGGCCAATGTTATCCAGGAGTTGCAGCGTCCGGCGTTGATTATTTCGCACAATAAGACCTTGGCTGCTCAGCTCTACTCCGAGTTTAAGGCCTTCTTTCCGGAAAATGCGGTCGAGTATTTCGTCAGCTATTACGACTACTACCAACCGGAGGCCTACATTCCGCAGACGGATACCTACATCGAGAAAGATTCCTCGATCAACGACGATATCGAGCGCCTGCGCATCTCTGCCTCGTCGTCGCTGATCAGCCGCAAGGACGTGATTGTGATCGCCAGTGTGTCCTGCATCTACGGTCTCGGTTCGCCGGAGGACTTCAAGGCGATGATGCTTCCGCTACGTGCGGGGCTGGAGCTTTCGCGCGACGACTTTCTGGAGCAGCTGGTCGGGATTCTCTATGAGCGCAATGATGTCGATTTCAAGCGGGGCAGCTTTCGAGTGCGCGGCGATGTGGTGGATATTTACCCCGCCTATATGGAGTCCGGGATTCGTATTGAGTTCTGGGGCGACGAAATCGAGAGTATTCGCGAGCTGGATCCTGTGACTGGAGAGACCAGCGAGCAGCTGGAAATGTTTAACCTGTATCCGGCCACTCAATACGTGACTCCCAAGGATAAAGTTGATGCCGCGATCGCGGGCATCCGGCAAGAGTTGGAAGAGCGCGTCGCATATTTTGAATCAAAAAACATGTTGATCGAGGCGCAGCGCATCCGCATGCGCACGGAATACGATATCGAGCTGCTGCAAGAGATGGGCTTTTGCACTGGCATTGAAAATTACTCACGCTACCTTTCCGGTCGTAAGCCTGGGGAGCGTCCCTTCTGCCTGATCGATTTCTTTCCCGAGGACGCGCTGCTCTTTGTCGATGAGAGTCACGTGACCTTGCCCCAGGTGCGTGCTATGTATAATGGCGACCGCGCGCGCAAAGAGCGTCTAGTCGACTTTGGCTTTCGCCTGCCCTCGGCCATGGATAATCGTCCGCAAAAGGAAGAGGAGTTTAATCAAATTACCGGGCAGACCATCTACGTGTCCGCGACCCCCGCGCAGCATGAATACGATGTGTCCCAGGTGATTGCCGAGCAAGTGATTCGCCCGACTGGCTTGGTGGATCCGGTGATGGAAATTCGCCCGATTCAGGGGCAGGTGGAAGACTTTATTGGCGAAGTGCGTCAGGCGGCCGACATGGGAGAGCGCACCCTAGCCACGACTTTGACCAAGCGCATGTCGGAGGACTTGAGCGATTACCTGCGCGAGGCGGGGCTGAAGGTGGAATACTTGCACTCCGACATCGACGCCATCGAGCGAGTTGAGATTTTGCGCCGTCTGCGCAAGGGGGAATTTGATGTCTTGGTTGGAGTCAATCTGCTGCGGGAAGGACTGGACTTGCCCGAAGTGGCCTTGGTGGCGATTCTCGATGCAGACAAAGAGGGCTTTCTGCGTAGCGCCACTAGCTTGATTCAAACCGCCGGCCGTGCGGCGCGCCATGAAAAGGGGCGCGTCATTCTCTATGCGGATGTGATTACCAAGTCGATTCAGCTCACATTAGAAACCACCGATTACCGCCGGGAGAAGCAGCTCGCACATAATAAGCAGCACGGCATCATCCCGGTTGGGGTGAAGCGCGAGATCGATGATGGCTTGCAGGCACCCGGCAAGCGCTACGATGAACGCGAAGACGATGTCATCGGCCTGCTCGCGGAGTCCGACGATCGCGATGTCGCGGAAGTCATCGCCGAGATGGAGGAGGAAATGCTGGAGGCCGCGCGTAAGTTGGAATTCGAGAAAGCGGCCATGATCCGCGATCAAATCGAGACGTTGCAGAGCGGTAAACATGGCGGTGGCGAGAGTGGTGCCGCCAAGAGTAAGCCCTACAAAAAACGTAAATCTAAGGCTGTTTATAATAAGAGTGGCCTGCCCAGAAAGAAAAAATAG
- the fbaA gene encoding class II fructose-bisphosphate aldolase, with amino-acid sequence MPVATPKQYEAMLDAAQKGNYAYPAVNVTSITTINAALKAFSDAKSDGIIQVSTGGGQFASGLNVNDAAFGAIVLAEATHILAEKHDVLVALHTDHCHPEKVDGFLKPLLEASRKRIAEGKGPLFQSHMFDGSVVDLKENLEISKALLKECAELDIILEVEAGCVGGEEDGHDTSGLPAEKLYTTPEDMVEVYEALQPIGRFLFAATFGNVHGAYKPGSVKLKPTILRDGQKAVTEKHGADALMDLVFHGGSGSELSDIRETLEYGVVKMNIDTDTQYAFTRPVVTHICENIEGVLKIDGEVGNKKVYDPRGYLKKAEKNMADRLMQAADDLCSTGKTIFGTV; translated from the coding sequence ATGCCAGTAGCCACACCAAAACAATACGAAGCGATGCTCGACGCCGCCCAAAAGGGCAACTACGCCTACCCGGCCGTCAACGTGACTTCGATCACCACAATCAATGCCGCACTCAAGGCATTTTCCGACGCGAAATCTGACGGAATTATTCAAGTGTCCACTGGTGGCGGTCAATTCGCCTCTGGCCTCAATGTAAATGACGCAGCTTTCGGTGCGATCGTTCTCGCCGAAGCCACTCACATTTTGGCTGAAAAGCACGATGTGCTGGTTGCCCTACACACCGACCACTGCCACCCTGAAAAAGTCGACGGCTTCCTCAAACCTCTGCTCGAAGCTTCTCGCAAGCGCATCGCAGAAGGCAAGGGCCCACTTTTCCAATCACACATGTTCGACGGTTCTGTCGTCGACCTTAAGGAAAACCTCGAAATCTCCAAGGCTTTGCTGAAGGAGTGCGCCGAGCTCGACATCATCCTTGAAGTTGAAGCTGGTTGCGTCGGCGGCGAAGAAGACGGCCACGACACCTCAGGCCTGCCCGCTGAAAAGCTCTACACCACTCCCGAAGACATGGTTGAAGTTTACGAAGCCCTCCAGCCAATCGGCCGCTTCCTCTTCGCTGCAACTTTCGGTAACGTGCACGGCGCTTACAAGCCCGGCTCCGTAAAGCTGAAGCCAACCATCCTGCGCGACGGCCAAAAAGCTGTCACCGAGAAGCATGGCGCCGATGCACTGATGGACCTCGTCTTCCACGGCGGCTCCGGTTCCGAGCTCAGCGACATTCGCGAAACTCTGGAGTATGGTGTGGTCAAGATGAACATCGACACCGACACACAGTACGCATTCACACGCCCAGTCGTGACACATATCTGCGAAAACATCGAAGGTGTGCTCAAGATCGACGGCGAAGTTGGCAACAAGAAGGTCTACGACCCACGCGGCTACCTCAAGAAAGCTGAAAAGAACATGGCAGATCGCTTGATGCAAGCTGCCGACGACCTCTGCTCCACAGGCAAAACAATCTTCGGCACAGTCTAA